In Leishmania mexicana MHOM/GT/2001/U1103 complete genome, chromosome 24, a genomic segment contains:
- a CDS encoding putative fatty-acid desaturase — translation MTSVEKKGKDMTEETARRQPTYQEGNYEINYVAVAVLGLPIAGVLAAVFMGVPLQWKTFVTAVLFYMFNGCLGVTVGYHRLFSHRSYTASTAFQWLCAFAGAGSFEGSAKWWARNHRIHHRYVDTEKDPYNAQRGFIFSHMGWMIMKQDYSLLGKVDVSDFKYNYVIQFQHKHFFKMAMLSGVILPTVICGLGWGDWLGGYFYAALAKIVFVHHCTFFINSLAHTNLFAAVQNYSDRHSSHDSFVCALFTFGEGYHNFHHEFAQDYRNGIKWYHYDPTKWIIRAVSFLGGAKNLVRTPNDVIDANFNKMLLKKSKKAMEQAQTRLGQLDIPISAEWTWEKVQDEVAKGRKLTVINNEVIDLMRSIQTGAGYTHNSKDVIWYSNHPGGQRILDMFVGKDATSAFTGGVYAHSCGAESYLQQLRVAKLKVVTD, via the coding sequence ATGACCTCGGTGGAGAAGAAGGGTAAGGACATGACGGAGGAGACTGCGCGCCGTCAGCCCACGTACCAAGAGGGCAACTATGAGATCAACTATGTTGCCGTGGCTGTCCTGGGCCTTCCCATCGCTGGCGTACTCGCTGCCGTGTTCATGGGCGTGCCACTGCAGTGGAAAACGTTTGTCACCGCCGTACTTTTTTACATGTTCAATGGTTGCCTCGGCGTCACCGTTGGCTACCACCGTCTGTTCTCGCACCGCTCATACACGGCCTCCACTGCGTTCCAGTGGCTGTGCGCTTTCGCTGGCGCCGGCTCTTTCGAAGGCTCGGCCAAGTGGTGGGCCCGCAACCACCGCATTCACCACCGTTATGTGGACACGGAGAAGGACCCCTACAACGCGCAGCGTGGCTTCATTTTCTCGCACATGGGGTGGATGATCATGAAGCAGGACTATTCCCTGCTCGGCAAGGTGGACGTGTCGGACTTCAAGTACAACTACGTGATCCAGTTCCAGCACAAGCACTTTTTTAAGATGGCGATGCTATCCGGTGTCATCCTACCCACGGTGATCTGCGGCCTCGGCTGGGGTGACTGGCTTGGTGGGTACTTCTACGCCGCTCTCGCGAAGATCGTGTTCGTTCACCACTGCACCTTCTTCATCAACAGCCTGGCTCACACGAACCTCTTCGCTGCGGTGCAGAACTACTCGGACCGCCACTCGTCGCACGACTCCTTCGTGTGCGCGCTGTTCACTTTTGGTGAGGGCTATCACAACTTCCACCACGAGTTTGCCCAGGACTACCGCAACGGGATCAAGTGGTATCACTACGACCCCACCAAGTGGATCATCCGCGCGGTGTCGTTTCTCGGCGGTGCCAAGAACCTCGTGCGCACGCCGAACGATGTCATCGATGCTAACTTCAACAAGATGCTGCTGAAGAAGTCGAAGAAGGCGATGGAGCAGGCACAGACTCGGCTAGGCCAGCTCGACATCCCCATCTCTGCGGAGTGGACTTGGGAGAAAGTCCAGGATGAAGTGGCTAAGGGCCGCAAGCTGACGGTCATCAACAACGAAGTGATTGACCTGATGCGCAGCATTCAGACCGGCGCTGGCTACACGCACAACAGCAAGGACGTCATCTGGTACTCGAACCACCCCGGCGGCCAGCGCATCCTGGACATGTTCGTTGGCAAAGACGCAACGTCGGCGTTCACTGGTGGGGTGTACGCTCACTCGTGCGGCGCCGAGTCCTaccttcagcagctgcgcgttgcGAAGCTGAAGGTAGTGACCGATTAA
- a CDS encoding hypothetical predicted multi-pass transmembrane protein: MNELERKRRTFRIWLAIYIIFALIYLSGVLLFCFVHQNYWACGGFVVVVLLIALRVALLATPQYRLYKLFPPCSFNRIAYQTFFLCACLVGISLGVWLMARGIKHRQSWTARSYFCGMTGVWMAAKWSYIVTVPIYELREDTLEEDALIRLGLIDSGKDRVSGNNEPAMSKENCA; encoded by the coding sequence ATGAACGAGTTGGAGCGCAAGCGGCGCACGTTCCGCATTTGGTTGGCGATCTACATAATATTCGCCCTGATCTACCTCTCGGGCGTATTACTTTTTTGCTTTGTGCACCAGAACTACTGGGCCTGTGGCGGCTTCGTCGTCGTGGTTCTCTTGAtcgccctgcgtgtggcgctcTTGGCGACGCCGCAGTACCGCCTGTACAAGCTTTTTCCTCCCTGCAGCTTCAACCGCATTGCATACCAAACGTTCTTTCTTTGCGCTTGCCTGGTTGGGATCAGCCTGGGGGTGTGGCTCATGGCGAGGGGCATTAAGCATCGCCAGTCTTGGACAGCGCGCTCGTACTTTTGTGGAATGACCGGCGTGTGGATGGCGGCGAAGTGGAGCTACATCGTGACGGTGCCCATCTACGAGCTCCGAGAGGACACACTCGAAGAGGACGCGCTCATCAGGCTTGGCCTCATTGATTCAGGGAAAGACAGGGTGTCTGGTAACAACGAACCGGCGATGTCAAAGGAGAACTGTGCATAG